GGATTCTGACTTTGAGTTTTATCTGATTTTTGATCCAAGTTTTCAGACAGAATTTCAGTTTTTGAGCATGCTGGTCGATCTTTTTAAAATTCGTCCTTTAAGACAAAATACACTTCATTTTAAGAGGGCAGTAGAAAATTTTCTTTATGAAAAAAATATGATCGAAGGAAAAACGATTGTCCTCGTCATTGACGAAGGGCAAAAATTGTCGACACAACTTCTTGAAGTATTAAGAGTTTTTCTCAATTATGAAACCAACGATCGGAAGCTTCTTCAAGTGATCCTGTTTTCTCAACTTGAGATTGTCCCCAAATTAATCAGTCTTCCCAATTTTTATGATCGCATTACTTCTAAACATGTTTTAAGACCTCTGGAACTTGAAGAGGCAAAAGAAATTATTCAGTATCGTTTGATTCAAGCAGGATGGCCTGAAGGGAAGATGCTTTTTACTCCCGAGGCCATTGAAAAAATTTGGAAATTTTCGAATGGATTTTTAAGAAAAATGACTCAACTCTGCCATCAATGCCTGTTAAAAACAGCCATGAATGAACGTTTTCAAGTGGACGAGACTTTGGTCGAAGAGGTTGTGAACGAGGAAGGTACATTCTTAAATGTCGAGC
The genomic region above belongs to Chlamydiota bacterium and contains:
- a CDS encoding AAA family ATPase, with the translated sequence MSYLAALGLKKEPFSTSPDPTFFYRSPIHRTALARLEISIRLKRGLNIVLGDIGTGKTTLARTLLRNFHEDSDFEFYLIFDPSFQTEFQFLSMLVDLFKIRPLRQNTLHFKRAVENFLYEKNMIEGKTIVLVIDEGQKLSTQLLEVLRVFLNYETNDRKLLQVILFSQLEIVPKLISLPNFYDRITSKHVLRPLELEEAKEIIQYRLIQAGWPEGKMLFTPEAIEKIWKFSNGFLRKMTQLCHQCLLKTAMNERFQVDETLVEEVVNEEGTFLNVERHYSGREVTQAY